One genomic region from Quercus robur chromosome 4, dhQueRobu3.1, whole genome shotgun sequence encodes:
- the LOC126722268 gene encoding nudix hydrolase 26, chloroplastic-like: VGFQPYWLTYDFPPEVREKLKHQWGSDWKGQAHKWFLLKFTGKDEEINLLGDGTEKAEFGKWSWISPEQIVELAVDFNKPVYREVMTVFAPYLQ, from the exons GTTGGGTTTCAACCTTATTGGTTGACATATGACTTCCCACCTGAAGTCAGGGAAAAGCTTAAACATCAGTGGGGATCAGACTGGAAGGGTCAAGCACATAAGTG GTTTCTTCTTAAATTCACTGGGAAGGATGAAGAAATCAATCTGTTGGGTGATGGGACTGAGAAAGCTGAGTTTGGCAAGTGGTCATGGATATCTCCAGAACAAATAGTTGAGCTT GCAGTGGATTTTAATAAGCCTGTTTACAGGGAAGTTATGACAGTTTTTGCTCCATATCTTCAGTAA